GGTCTTCGGCCCTCCATGAATCTCCAGAACGGCGGGATACTTCCTTCCGGGATCAAAGTCAACGGGCTTCATAATCCAGGCGTCGATTTCCACTCCATCGCTGGCCTTGACCTTGAAGTGCTCCGGCTTAGAGAGGGTGTACTCCTTTATCCAGCCGTTGAAGTTCGTGAGCTTTTTCTCCTTCCCATCCCTGAGAACGTAGAGCTCCGTCGGAGTGACCGCGTCCTGGGCGGTGAAGGCTATGTAGTCGCCGATTGCGAAGCTCTCGACGCTCCTATCGCCGCCGATGACGCGCTCTATCTTCCCCTCAAGGTTCACCCTGAAGAGGTTCGCCCTCGGGCCGTCGGTTGCTATGTAATAAACCCAGCCGTCCTTGAAAACCAGTTCTGCCCTCTGGCTCCCCCTGACGTCGCAGTTCAGGGAGTTGTATGCAGCCCTGTCGAGTTCCGCGGTGAGCTTCCTCATCTCGCCCGTCTCGGGGTTGTAGTGGTAGATGTGGGTGTTCGTCGGAATCCCGCGCTCGCGGGTGTTGGCCTTGAGGATGAACGTGCCGTCGTCGAGGGGTATGAAGTCCTGAACGCTCCACTCCCCTGGGGTTAGTCTCTTCGCCTTCCTGCCCTCAAGGACGTAGAGGTCGCTCACCATCGGCTTCCTCTCGCGGTCCTCCTGGGCCGTGAAGTAGAGCTTTCCTTCATGGAACCTGATCTGCGAGACGTCGAGGTTCTTCGGCGTTACGCGCCTCTTCCTGCCCGTCTCAATGTCAACGAGGTAGACGACGCTCCTCTTTCCATAGACCCAGCCGACGCCGTTGAACCAGAAGGGAATCTCCTTGATGATGTGGACGTCGTCCTTCGGTTTCTTCTCGACGTCTATCGGCGTAACGACCGCTATGCTCTTCCCGTCCTCCGTGAAGCGGATGTTTTTGATCCCGTACTTGAACTTCGTCAGAAGCCTCGCCTCGCCGCCGTCGGTCGGAATAACGTACAGCTCGGCTTCCTTGCTCTCCTTATCGCGCTTCGAGGTGAAGGTTATCAGCTTCCCGTCCGGGGAGAAGCGCGGGTTTCCGTCCTTCTTTCCGGAGGTGAAATGTTTAACCTTTCTGCCGTCGTAGAGGTAGAGCCTCGAGAAGTAGTCGTCCTTCTCAACGCTTATCTCCGTTACCTGGAAAACGAGCCTTCTCCTGAAGGCGTCGATATTTCCAACGAGCTTGAACTTTCCGAGGTCTTTCTCGCTCAGGCCTTTCGCCATAGAAACCACCGAACTAACATCGGCCTT
The Thermococcus radiotolerans genome window above contains:
- a CDS encoding dipeptidyl-peptidase 5 produces the protein MAKGLSEKDLGKFKLVGNIDAFRRRLVFQVTEISVEKDDYFSRLYLYDGRKVKHFTSGKKDGNPRFSPDGKLITFTSKRDKESKEAELYVIPTDGGEARLLTKFKYGIKNIRFTEDGKSIAVVTPIDVEKKPKDDVHIIKEIPFWFNGVGWVYGKRSVVYLVDIETGRKRRVTPKNLDVSQIRFHEGKLYFTAQEDRERKPMVSDLYVLEGRKAKRLTPGEWSVQDFIPLDDGTFILKANTRERGIPTNTHIYHYNPETGEMRKLTAELDRAAYNSLNCDVRGSQRAELVFKDGWVYYIATDGPRANLFRVNLEGKIERVIGGDRSVESFAIGDYIAFTAQDAVTPTELYVLRDGKEKKLTNFNGWIKEYTLSKPEHFKVKASDGVEIDAWIMKPVDFDPGRKYPAVLEIHGGPKTAYGYSFMHEFHVLTAKGFVVIFSNPRGSDGYGEEFADIREHYGERDYQDLMEVVDEALKRFDFIDGERLGITGGSYGGFMTNWIVGHTKRFKAAVTQRSISNWVSFFGTTDIGYFFAPDQIGGDPWSNTDGYWEKSPLKYAPNVETPLLIIHSMEDYRCWLPEALQFYTALKYLGKTVELALFPGENHDLSRGGKPKHRVKRLGLIVGWMERWLKD